One Ignavibacterium album JCM 16511 genomic region harbors:
- the aceE gene encoding pyruvate dehydrogenase (acetyl-transferring), homodimeric type, with amino-acid sequence MSNQYKRDPQIDEIETREWLYSLDYVLEHGGPERVIELLQQLQVRAHKAGVQIPFSANTPYINTIPREKQPPFPGDREIERRIKSLIRWNAMAMVVKANKEESGIGGHISTYASVATLFEIGFNHFFRGKGDGYDGDQIYFQGHASPGIYARAYLEGRITKEQLINFRRELKPGGGLSSYPHPWLMPNFWEFPTVSMGLGPIMAIYQARFNRYLEDRGLKKPGGKVWAFLGDGETDEPEALGAITLASREKLDNLIFVINCNLQRLDGPVRGNGKIIQELEAIFRGAGWNVIKVIWGSDWDPLLDMDKDGKLVKRMGEVVDGEYQKYSVEGGAYIRKNFFGKDPDLLKMVEKMSDEQLRKMKRGGHDPEKVYAAFKAAVDHVGQPTVILAKTIKGYGLGEAGEGKNITHQQKKLNEEEMKEFRSRFGIPISDEQIANDPFYKPDEDSDEIKYLKARRAELGGFVPSRRTDVRPIKTPPEAIFEEFYKGTEGREVSSTMVFVRILAKLLKDKEIGKLIVPIVPDEARTFGMEALFRQVGIYSHAGQLYEPVDADSLLYYKEAKDGQILEEGITEAGSMSSFIAAGTAYLTHGINMIPFFIYYSMFGLQRVGDLVWAAGDIGAKGFLIGGTAGRTTLAGEGLQHQDGNSHLLAYPVPNLVAYDPAYAYELAVIIRDGIRRMFEEQENIFYYITVMNENYPMPEMPKGKDVKEGILKGMYKFKSSDKKSSKLKAQLFGSGTILNEVIKAAQILEDDYRIACDVWSVTSYKELRREALDIERWNMLHPLEKPKKNYIQKILEKEEGVFVAASDYVKALPDSIAKWFPGYLYSLGTDGFGRSESRAALRDFFEVDAKHIVFATLVALFKEGKVQEKTLDKAIKELGINPEKKNPMIS; translated from the coding sequence ATGAGTAATCAGTATAAAAGAGACCCACAAATTGATGAAATCGAAACCCGTGAATGGCTTTATTCACTTGATTATGTTTTAGAACACGGAGGTCCTGAAAGAGTAATTGAACTACTGCAACAACTACAGGTTCGTGCTCATAAAGCCGGTGTTCAGATTCCTTTCAGTGCAAACACTCCATATATCAATACTATTCCCAGAGAAAAACAACCACCTTTCCCGGGTGACAGAGAAATTGAAAGAAGAATTAAAAGTTTGATTAGATGGAATGCAATGGCAATGGTTGTGAAAGCTAATAAAGAAGAAAGTGGAATCGGCGGACATATTTCTACTTATGCTTCAGTTGCAACTTTGTTTGAAATTGGCTTCAATCATTTCTTCAGAGGAAAAGGTGATGGATACGATGGCGATCAGATTTATTTTCAGGGTCATGCTTCCCCCGGTATTTATGCAAGAGCTTATCTCGAAGGAAGAATTACCAAAGAGCAGTTAATCAATTTCAGAAGAGAGTTAAAACCTGGTGGTGGACTTTCTTCTTATCCTCATCCTTGGCTTATGCCTAACTTCTGGGAATTTCCGACTGTATCAATGGGACTTGGACCCATTATGGCAATTTATCAAGCGCGTTTCAACAGATATCTTGAAGATCGTGGATTGAAAAAACCAGGTGGAAAAGTTTGGGCTTTTCTTGGTGATGGAGAAACCGATGAACCCGAAGCTTTAGGTGCAATTACGCTTGCATCAAGAGAAAAACTTGATAACCTGATTTTTGTAATCAACTGTAACTTACAAAGACTTGATGGTCCTGTTCGTGGAAATGGAAAAATAATTCAGGAACTCGAAGCAATCTTCCGCGGCGCCGGTTGGAATGTTATTAAAGTTATCTGGGGAAGTGATTGGGATCCTTTGCTTGATATGGATAAAGACGGAAAACTTGTTAAAAGAATGGGTGAAGTTGTTGACGGCGAATATCAGAAATATTCTGTTGAAGGTGGTGCTTATATCAGAAAGAACTTTTTCGGTAAAGATCCTGACTTGCTGAAGATGGTTGAAAAAATGAGCGATGAACAACTTAGAAAAATGAAAAGAGGTGGACACGATCCTGAGAAAGTTTATGCTGCTTTTAAAGCTGCTGTTGATCATGTTGGGCAACCTACTGTTATTCTTGCAAAGACAATCAAAGGTTATGGACTTGGTGAAGCAGGCGAAGGGAAAAATATTACTCATCAACAGAAAAAACTCAATGAAGAAGAAATGAAAGAATTCAGAAGCAGATTCGGTATCCCAATTTCCGACGAACAAATTGCTAATGACCCTTTCTACAAACCCGATGAAGATAGTGACGAGATAAAATATCTTAAAGCCAGAAGAGCTGAACTTGGCGGATTCGTTCCTTCAAGAAGAACTGATGTTCGTCCGATTAAAACTCCACCTGAAGCCATCTTCGAAGAATTTTATAAAGGAACTGAAGGCAGAGAAGTTTCATCAACCATGGTATTTGTAAGAATACTTGCAAAGCTTCTTAAAGATAAGGAAATCGGGAAACTGATTGTTCCTATTGTGCCGGATGAAGCCCGAACATTCGGAATGGAAGCATTGTTCAGACAAGTTGGAATTTACTCTCACGCAGGTCAATTATACGAACCTGTTGATGCTGATTCACTTCTTTACTATAAAGAAGCAAAAGACGGACAAATACTTGAAGAAGGAATTACTGAAGCAGGTTCAATGTCTTCATTCATCGCCGCAGGCACTGCCTACCTTACTCACGGAATAAATATGATTCCTTTCTTCATTTATTATTCAATGTTTGGTTTACAAAGAGTCGGTGATTTGGTTTGGGCTGCAGGTGATATTGGTGCAAAAGGATTTTTAATCGGTGGAACTGCCGGAAGAACCACACTTGCAGGTGAAGGATTGCAACATCAGGATGGAAACAGTCATCTTCTTGCTTATCCTGTTCCAAATCTTGTTGCTTATGATCCTGCTTATGCTTATGAGCTTGCCGTTATTATCCGCGATGGAATTAGAAGAATGTTTGAAGAACAGGAAAATATTTTCTACTACATAACTGTAATGAATGAAAATTATCCGATGCCTGAAATGCCGAAAGGTAAAGATGTTAAAGAAGGAATTCTGAAGGGAATGTATAAATTCAAGTCTTCTGATAAGAAATCTTCAAAGCTGAAAGCACAATTATTTGGAAGTGGAACAATTCTTAATGAAGTAATAAAAGCTGCTCAGATACTTGAGGATGATTATCGTATTGCCTGCGATGTTTGGAGTGTTACAAGTTATAAAGAACTTCGTCGCGAAGCTTTAGATATCGAAAGATGGAATATGCTCCATCCTCTTGAGAAACCAAAGAAAAATTATATTCAGAAAATCCTTGAAAAAGAAGAAGGTGTATTTGTTGCAGCATCTGATTATGTAAAGGCATTACCGGATTCAATCGCCAAGTGGTTTCCGGGATATCTTTATTCACTCGGCACTGATGGATTTGGCCGAAGTGAATCAAGAGCAGCACTTCGAGACTTCTTCGAAGTAGATGCTAAACATATTGTATTTGCAACTCTTGTGGCTCTATTTAAGGAAGGAAAAGTCCAGGAGAAAACTCTCGATAAAGCGATTAAGGAACTCGGAATAAATCCTGAAAAGAAAAATCCTATGATATCTTAA
- a CDS encoding dihydrolipoyllysine-residue acetyltransferase has protein sequence MQKEFKLPELGENIEAADIVNVLVKEGDFIKKDQGVVEIETDKATIEVPSTIEGKISKLLVKPGDKIKVGSTIMIVEEDAAESLKQTEATSEHKTEEKPTEVKTEKPSEPKASTSTAPKVSGKKEIVEFHLPELGENIETADVVNVLVNVGDVIEKDQGIIEIETDKATIEVPSTVSGRVAEVFVKAGEKAKVGQTIIKIETGELSETIPSESTTAQARNEQVSEEKKTEVTKTSTTVVKGELPALHPMEFDEQPPILKGSAPAAPSVRRLAREIGVDINKVPGTGPGGRITMDDVKAYSKKLHESRAEGGFTPGIKAEALPDFSKFGEIRKVEMSNIRKKTAEHLSYAWATIPHVTQFDKADITNLEKTRKELSKIVEKSGAKLTVTGILVKVIVEALKKFPQFNSSIDMEKKEIIFKNYFNIGIAVDTEHGLIVPVIKDADKKSLTQISVEMNSLAEKARTKKIGLEDLQGGCFTITNLGGIGGTYFTPIVNSPEVAILGVSRSAYEPVWNGYGVFEPRLMLPLSLSYDHRIIDGADAIRFLRFVCESLEEPFRMML, from the coding sequence ATGCAAAAAGAATTTAAACTACCAGAACTTGGCGAGAACATTGAGGCAGCCGATATTGTCAATGTTCTGGTTAAAGAAGGTGATTTTATAAAAAAGGATCAGGGTGTTGTTGAAATTGAAACCGACAAAGCAACAATTGAAGTACCTTCAACAATTGAAGGTAAGATTTCAAAATTGTTAGTGAAACCAGGTGATAAAATTAAAGTCGGTTCAACAATAATGATTGTTGAAGAAGACGCAGCAGAATCTTTAAAGCAAACAGAAGCTACTTCTGAACATAAGACAGAAGAAAAACCGACTGAAGTTAAAACAGAAAAACCATCCGAACCAAAAGCATCGACATCGACAGCACCAAAAGTATCCGGGAAAAAAGAAATTGTTGAATTTCATTTACCTGAATTAGGAGAAAACATCGAAACAGCTGATGTTGTAAATGTATTAGTAAATGTAGGAGATGTAATAGAAAAAGATCAGGGCATTATCGAAATAGAAACTGATAAAGCAACCATTGAGGTTCCTTCAACTGTAAGCGGAAGAGTAGCTGAAGTCTTTGTTAAAGCAGGAGAAAAAGCAAAAGTTGGGCAGACGATAATTAAGATTGAAACAGGTGAATTGTCAGAGACAATACCTTCTGAATCTACAACAGCTCAAGCGAGGAATGAGCAGGTATCAGAAGAGAAGAAAACAGAAGTCACAAAAACATCAACAACTGTAGTTAAAGGAGAACTTCCGGCACTTCATCCGATGGAGTTCGATGAACAACCACCAATTCTTAAAGGCTCTGCACCCGCTGCTCCCTCCGTAAGAAGATTGGCTCGTGAAATTGGGGTGGATATAAATAAAGTTCCGGGAACAGGTCCGGGCGGCAGAATAACAATGGACGATGTGAAAGCTTACTCAAAGAAGTTACACGAATCGAGAGCTGAAGGCGGATTTACTCCGGGAATAAAAGCCGAAGCTTTACCTGATTTTTCAAAGTTCGGTGAAATCAGAAAAGTTGAGATGAGCAATATCAGGAAGAAAACAGCCGAACATCTTAGTTATGCCTGGGCTACAATTCCACATGTTACACAGTTCGATAAAGCTGATATAACAAATCTTGAAAAGACAAGAAAAGAATTAAGCAAGATTGTTGAGAAGTCCGGAGCAAAACTAACCGTTACAGGAATTCTTGTTAAAGTAATTGTCGAAGCATTAAAGAAGTTTCCGCAGTTCAACAGCAGTATTGATATGGAGAAAAAAGAAATTATTTTTAAAAATTACTTTAACATCGGAATTGCTGTTGATACAGAACATGGATTGATTGTTCCTGTTATAAAGGATGCCGATAAAAAATCCTTAACTCAGATTTCTGTTGAAATGAATTCGCTTGCTGAAAAAGCCCGCACAAAGAAAATTGGCTTAGAGGATTTACAGGGAGGTTGTTTTACAATAACCAATCTTGGTGGAATTGGCGGCACTTATTTCACACCAATCGTTAACTCACCGGAAGTTGCAATACTTGGTGTATCAAGAAGTGCTTATGAGCCAGTTTGGAATGGTTACGGTGTATTCGAACCAAGATTAATGCTTCCTTTATCATTGTCTTATGATCATAGAATTATTGATGGTGCTGATGCAATAAGGTTTTTAAGATTTGTTTGTGAATCACTGGAAGAGCCATTTAGGATGATGCTTTAG
- a CDS encoding four helix bundle protein, with protein sequence MEEKDNKYFDHEKLKVYQLALKFNKYAYEICSKLPRSDVRDQLERASNSIVLNIAEGNGKYTPKDRCRYFDISYGSSLESAACIDILNNRDLITINESNSGKLMLKEIVSMLIGLIKSNSDRVYNDGEDYNA encoded by the coding sequence ATGGAAGAAAAAGATAACAAATACTTTGATCATGAAAAGTTGAAAGTTTATCAATTAGCATTAAAATTTAATAAATATGCTTATGAGATTTGTTCAAAACTCCCTCGCAGTGATGTAAGAGATCAGCTTGAAAGAGCTTCTAATTCAATTGTTTTGAACATCGCTGAAGGTAATGGAAAATACACCCCAAAAGATCGATGCCGATATTTTGATATATCTTATGGTTCCTCTTTAGAGTCGGCAGCATGTATTGATATTCTTAACAATAGAGATTTAATTACAATTAACGAATCAAATTCCGGAAAATTAATGTTAAAAGAAATTGTTTCGATGCTAATTGGTTTAATAAAAAGTAATTCTGATAGAGTTTACAATGATGGTGAGGATTACAATGCATAA
- the lpdA gene encoding dihydrolipoyl dehydrogenase codes for MNLTVIGGGPGGYVAAFYAADLGMNVTLIDLERNPGGVCLYRGCIPSKALLHVAKLIHEAEQAKNWGVEFGKPKIDLDKLRNFKNNVVSKLTGGLGQIAKQRKVNFIQGRASFINSTKLKIETIDGKTIEHSFDKAIVATGSVIATIPSLNIQSKRLLNSTSALDLPEIPKSLLVVGGGYIGLELGSVYQALGTQVSVVEMLPNILPGADRDLVNFLVKRVKETFAELMTSSKVLEMKEIDNAIKVKIQDEKGNVVEKNYDYVLMSIGRKPETRGLGLENTKVTLTERGWIKVNKQMQTTDPNIYAIGDIAGEPMLAHKASHEGRIAVEAIAGHKVAFEPMAIPAVVFTDPEVAWAGLTEEEARKQGIKYEVAKFPWAASGRAITLDRTDGVTKLIIDPDTQRLLGIGICGPNAGELISEGVLAIEMGANVTDLKLTIHPHPTLSETIMDAAEVFFGQSAHYYVKPRR; via the coding sequence GTGAATCTAACAGTAATTGGCGGAGGACCTGGCGGATATGTTGCAGCATTTTATGCTGCTGATCTTGGAATGAATGTAACTCTTATTGACCTCGAAAGAAATCCGGGTGGAGTTTGTCTCTATCGTGGATGTATTCCATCTAAAGCATTGCTTCATGTTGCAAAACTCATTCACGAAGCTGAGCAGGCAAAAAATTGGGGAGTTGAATTCGGCAAACCCAAAATTGATTTGGACAAACTCAGAAATTTCAAAAACAATGTGGTGAGCAAACTAACTGGTGGACTTGGACAGATTGCAAAGCAAAGAAAAGTAAACTTCATTCAGGGAAGAGCAAGTTTTATTAACTCCACAAAATTAAAAATTGAAACTATTGATGGAAAAACTATTGAGCATTCTTTTGACAAAGCGATTGTTGCAACTGGTTCTGTTATTGCAACCATTCCTTCGCTAAATATTCAATCAAAAAGATTACTCAATTCAACCTCAGCACTTGATTTACCGGAAATTCCTAAATCACTTTTAGTAGTTGGTGGAGGGTATATCGGACTTGAACTCGGTTCAGTTTATCAGGCACTTGGAACTCAGGTTTCTGTTGTTGAAATGTTGCCGAATATTTTACCCGGAGCAGACAGAGATTTAGTAAATTTTCTTGTTAAAAGAGTTAAAGAAACTTTTGCCGAATTGATGACAAGCAGTAAAGTTCTTGAAATGAAAGAAATTGATAATGCAATCAAAGTTAAAATTCAGGATGAAAAAGGGAATGTTGTTGAAAAAAATTATGACTATGTTTTAATGTCAATAGGAAGAAAACCCGAAACACGAGGACTTGGTTTGGAAAATACAAAAGTTACTTTGACTGAAAGAGGATGGATTAAAGTAAATAAACAGATGCAAACCACTGACCCGAATATATATGCTATTGGAGACATAGCCGGAGAACCAATGCTTGCCCACAAAGCAAGTCACGAAGGACGAATTGCAGTTGAAGCAATAGCCGGACATAAAGTTGCGTTTGAGCCGATGGCAATTCCTGCTGTCGTTTTCACAGACCCAGAGGTTGCCTGGGCAGGTTTAACAGAAGAAGAAGCAAGGAAACAAGGAATTAAATACGAAGTTGCTAAGTTTCCCTGGGCTGCCAGCGGAAGAGCAATTACTTTGGACAGAACGGATGGTGTAACAAAACTTATTATTGATCCCGATACTCAAAGATTACTTGGTATCGGAATTTGCGGACCAAATGCAGGTGAGTTGATTTCAGAAGGTGTGCTTGCAATTGAAATGGGAGCGAATGTAACAGATCTTAAACTCACAATTCATCCGCATCCAACTCTGTCAGAGACTATTATGGATGCAGCAGAAGTGTTCTTTGGTCAAAGCGCACATTATTATGTTAAACCACGGAGATAG
- a CDS encoding RNA polymerase sigma factor, which yields MIPDNKFIRSLLQNAQRGNFTALEQLFRMNIGKVYAIVLRMTANKSFASKITVDTFLEAWKKLKVIREDSPFTGWLIAIAVYKTLEVFRNNKEEFAKKPDLTDIESKDSFENDILSLPHLERLIFVLNKVERYSIDEIADMILMKKEDVEFHLNLAVEKLHDKYPLYKFDNSFQERISKLPIEIQPDKSVTDEIFNFIYEERMKIAEKENAEKPKAEEPEPPKKEIKKKEPKEPKESKKKIQMPEVTINFNTSNVKKYIFTGLGVLVIAALVLFWLNRAKGWTVSSLGGNVLIDNVTVNKEGEMKLNSTLLTDENSNAKIIIPHTGVIEAEPNTSISRTRKDFELKVSKGKIIKKAESQENKLTIQTDIADFNEELSSDFELTINEERNSLFVFKGTVKVVVKGFESVVPENFACDIRKGKFAVPYNPNSDKQIINLIKEYSGPADPNMVVIVSLATKSDALSLWHILQLSSEGNRPIVFKKLNELVPPPDSVTKEGIQKLNRDMLDQWLVKIISEI from the coding sequence TTGATACCGGATAACAAATTTATTCGTTCGTTGCTTCAGAATGCTCAGCGTGGAAACTTCACGGCGCTTGAGCAGCTATTCAGAATGAACATTGGAAAAGTTTACGCAATCGTTCTGAGGATGACGGCGAATAAATCATTTGCTTCAAAAATAACTGTTGATACTTTTCTTGAAGCCTGGAAAAAATTGAAAGTAATCCGAGAAGATTCTCCTTTTACAGGTTGGTTAATTGCAATTGCAGTTTATAAAACACTTGAGGTTTTCCGAAACAATAAAGAAGAATTTGCAAAGAAACCTGATCTAACAGATATCGAATCAAAAGACTCATTTGAAAACGATATACTAAGTTTGCCTCACCTTGAAAGGCTTATCTTTGTATTGAATAAAGTTGAAAGATATTCAATTGATGAAATTGCTGATATGATTTTGATGAAAAAGGAAGATGTTGAATTTCATCTTAATCTTGCAGTCGAAAAACTTCACGATAAATATCCTCTCTACAAATTTGATAATTCATTTCAGGAAAGAATATCGAAGCTACCAATCGAAATACAGCCCGATAAATCAGTTACCGATGAGATTTTTAATTTTATCTATGAAGAACGAATGAAGATTGCCGAAAAAGAAAATGCAGAAAAACCTAAAGCTGAAGAACCAGAACCACCAAAGAAAGAAATAAAGAAGAAAGAACCTAAAGAGCCAAAAGAGTCAAAGAAAAAAATTCAAATGCCTGAAGTAACGATTAACTTTAATACCAGCAATGTTAAGAAATACATTTTCACCGGGCTTGGAGTTTTAGTAATTGCAGCGTTGGTATTATTCTGGTTGAATCGTGCAAAAGGATGGACAGTTTCCTCTCTGGGAGGAAATGTATTAATTGATAATGTTACTGTGAATAAAGAAGGAGAAATGAAGTTAAACTCAACTCTTCTTACAGATGAAAATTCAAATGCTAAAATAATCATTCCTCATACAGGTGTGATTGAAGCTGAACCCAATACTTCAATTTCCAGAACACGAAAAGATTTTGAATTAAAAGTCAGCAAAGGTAAAATAATAAAGAAAGCTGAATCTCAGGAAAATAAACTTACAATTCAAACTGATATTGCTGATTTTAATGAAGAGCTCTCAAGCGATTTTGAACTTACAATAAATGAGGAAAGGAATAGTTTATTCGTATTCAAGGGCACAGTAAAAGTTGTTGTAAAAGGATTTGAATCGGTTGTTCCTGAAAATTTTGCCTGTGATATCAGAAAGGGAAAGTTTGCAGTTCCATATAATCCAAATTCAGATAAACAAATAATTAATCTGATAAAAGAATATAGTGGTCCTGCTGATCCGAATATGGTAGTGATTGTAAGTCTTGCAACAAAATCAGATGCACTGTCTTTGTGGCATATACTTCAGCTTTCAAGTGAAGGGAATAGACCGATTGTCTTTAAGAAACTTAATGAACTTGTTCCTCCACCTGATTCGGTTACAAAAGAGGGAATTCAAAAGCTGAATCGTGATATGCTCGATCAATGGTTGGTTAAAATAATCTCTGAAATCTGA